The genomic DNA TCAGAAATTGGCTGATTGCTTTTGAATTTTGTAATAGTAAATGTTGTTTTAGATCCGTTAGAACCAATTTGGATTAGTTGGTAAATATGTTTTGTTTTTGCGTCAACACCTAATTGTACTTCAACAATATCAGAATTACTATCAATAGGAGTTAATTTAATGAACTGTATTTTACGCCCGTTTTTATTTTCTAGTTTTCCCATTGAAAAGTTATAACCTTCTTTATAAAAAGTTAATAATTTAGAAGGATATATAAAACCATCTTCTTCATCTAAGTTACCGTTGCTAACATTTATTTCTTTTTCTTCTTGATTGATTACAGCTAGCGTTCTTCCATCAAAAATAAAATCGTTTCCTAGATATTGAAGATTGTATTTTTCTCCAGCTAATGTTATGTTTCCACGAATAGGAGGATCATTCGTAATACCTGCTTCTTCGTTAACAAGTGTAGAGTTAAAGCCAATATGCATATTTTTATAAGCTCCCATTTTTACAGAAACTTCATCTAATATTTCTTTGGCTTTTGTTGACGATCCTTGCGCTATTGCATTTAAACTAATAAATAATCCTAAAAATAATATGCTTAATTTATTCATTTCTTATGTTTTCTCTATTACAGAGTTTATTGGTTATTAATTTTTTTCGTTTTCTAATAATTGTTCAAGAGCCACAAAATCAGGAATTAGTACCTGCCTAGCTTTACTTCCTTCAAAAGGGCCAACAATACCAGCTGCTTCTAATTGATCTATTAACCTACCAGCTCTATTGTACCCTAATTTTAGCTTTCGCTGTAAGAGAGAAGCTGATCCTTGCTGGGCTGTTACAATTATTTCAGCGGCTTCTTTGAACAATTTATCTCTATCTGAAATATCAATATCAAGATTTGTGCCACCTTCTTCTCCAACATATTCAGGGAGCAAGTATGCTTCAGGATATGCCCTTTGAGATCCAATAAAATCAGTTATTTTTTCCACCTCAGGAGTATCTACAAAAGCACATTGGATACGGGTAATATCATTTCCTCCAGAGTATAGCATATCTCCTCTACCAATTAATTGATCGGCGCCAGGAGCATCCAAAATTGTTCGTGAATCTATTTTAGACGTTACTCTAAATGCAATTCTAGCAGGAAAGTTCGCTTTGATAATTCCTGTAATCACATTTACGGAAGGCCTTTGCGTAGCAACAATTAAATGGATACCAATTGCACGTGCTAATTGAGCCAAACGAGCGATAGGCGTTTCTACTTCTTTTCCAGCAGTCATTATTAAATCGGCAAATTCATCAATAACTAAAACAATATAAGGCAAGAATCGATGTCCGTTATCAGGATTTAACTTTCGTGCTTTGAATTTTGTGTTGTACTCTTTTAAATTACGAACCATAGCCGTTTTTAATAGGTCGTAACGGTTGTCCATTTCAATACATAATGAATTTAATGTATTTACCACTTTGGTGGTATCTGTAATAATGGCATCGTCTGTGTCAGGCAGTTTGGCCAAATAGTGACGCTCAATTTTATTAAAGAGAGTTAATTCTACTTTTTTAGGATCTACCAGTACAAATTTGACTTCTGCTGGGTGTTTTCTATATAGCAAAGAGGTTAAAACAGCATTTAAACCTACAGATTTACCTTGCCCCGTAGCTCCCGCCATTAATAGGTGAGGCATTTTAGCCAAATCAACAACCAATGTTTCATTAGCAATTGTTTTTCCTAGAGCAATAGGCAACTCCATTTGTGATTCTTGGAACTTTTTAGAGGTAATGGCTGAATGCATTGATACAATTGTTGATTTTGTATTTGGCACCTCAATTCCAATAGTTCCTTTTCCAGGTATTGGAGCTATAATACGGATTCCGAGAGCAGATAGAGAAAGCGCAATATCATCCTCCAAGTTTTTGATTTTAGAGATACGGATTCCTGCTTCTGGCACAATTTCATATAAAGTAATGGTAGGACCAACAGTCGCTTTTATTTGAGCGATACCTATTTTATAGTTTTTTAGAGTTTCTACAATCCTATTCTTATTAGCTTCTAATTCTTCTGGATTGATAGAAATACTTTCATTGTATTGTTTTAGTAAATTAAATGTAGGAAATTTATATCCTCCTAGTTCTAGTTTCGGATCAAATTCACCAAAATCTTTAACTAACCTATCGGATAAATTTTCAGTAACACTTTTTTCTTCAGCCACTTTTTCAATAGCTATTTCTACTTCTTTTTTGGTTTCTTCAGAAATGATGATATTGTTGTCTGAAGTAACTTTTTCAGTTATTTCGAGAGAGAGAGAAGAGTCTTCTGTAGCTGAAACCTCTGAGTGTTTAGTAATTGTAGGTTGTAAATTTTCTATGGATAATTCAAAATCTGATTTTTCTTTTTGTTCGTCTAAATCTTTGGAAATAACGTCTTTCTCTTCGTTAATAGTTTGAGGTTCAGTTTCTATGGTGTCCCTTTCTATAAGGGATGTTTCTACCTTAGTAGCTTCCTTAGCAATTTTTCTCTTTTTTAAAGTGTCGCTAATTAATTCTGGAGTAATTTTGAATCGGATGATAATATAGGTGATAAAAAAGAAAAATAATACAATAGCTAGCCCTGTTTTTCCAAGGAACTTTTGTAGATAATCGTTTATTTCGTATCCAATAGTTCCTGATAATAGGGCGTATTTTTGATTAATAAACCCTAAGGAAATTGACAGCCAAAGCATTGCAGATAGCCCCCAGTTCCAAGAAGTAATTATGTTTTTAACACGAGTATGAGATAACCAATATACTCCTGTTAAAAAGAACAGAAAAGGAAGCGTAAAAGCCCCTAGACCAAATCCGTCATAAATAAAGAAGTGACTTAGCTTAGCTCCAATTTTACCTAGTAAGTTTTTTGAAAGTATTGTTTTATCTCCAAATTGATTGAGGGTACTTTGATCTTGCTGCCAAGAGAAAAAGAAGGAAATAAAGGCGATGCATAAAAATAGCGCAAATAAAATTAAGAAGGCCCCTAAAATGGTTTGCGTTTGGCGATCTTTTAAAAAAGCAGTGACTTGCTTAATTATTGATTTTTTTCCCTCAGTTCTTTTTGAAGATGTTTTCTTTTTTGTCATTCAGTAGTTTAAAAAATTATGGCGTATGAGTATAAAGTTTTTTTAAAATAAGAAAGTTATCTTTGGAAGATAGATGATGGCTGCAATAACCAATGAAATCAATGCCGCAATAGCAGGAGCACCAGCAGCAATATCTTTTATCAATCCTATTTTTTCATGATAATCAGGATGTATGAAATCAGCAATTTCTTCTACGGCAGTGTTGGTTGCTTCGGCAATTAAAACCAAACCGATAGCAAGGCATTGAATCATCCATTCTGTAGTAGATATATTAAAAAAGTATCCAGCAAACGTTGCTAGTATAGCCATTGAAAATTGTACCTTAATACTATCTTCAGTAGTAAGAAGTATCCATAAGCCTTTGAATGCAAATTTGATACTTCTTAACCTACCTTTGATAAAACCATCATTTGGGTTTTTCATAATTATAATGCCTTTAAAGCAGTTTCATAGTTAGGTTCATTAACTGTTTCTGTTACTTGTTCTGTATATATTACATTTCCTGCTGTATTTATAATAACAATAGCACGAGAATGTAATCCAGTTAAAGGACCACTTGTTATTTCTAGTCCATAATTTTTACCAAACTCTCCAGTTGCATAATCTGATAGCATAATTACATTTTCAATACCTTCTGCTCCACAAAAACGAGATTGAGCAAAAGGTAAATCTCTAGAAATACATAGTATTGTAGTGTTTTCTAAAGAAGCAGCTTCCTTGTTAAAATTTTTTACAGAAGCAGCGCAAGTGCCTGTATCTACACTAGGAAAAATGTTAAGAATTAGATTTTTCCCTTCGAAATCAGCCAGCGATTTACGAGATAAATCAATTGCAGCTAATGAAAAATCAGGTGCTTTTTCTCCTGTTTTAGGCAGGTTGCCGTTGGTTTCTATAGGGTTTCCTTGTAATGTTATTGTTGCCATTATTTTAAAATTTTAGAACTTCAAAAGTAATTATTTTTATCTAAAAAATAGCTTTGACTTGGGGTTAACTGAACATGAAATAAACTATCTTCGCATCGTTAAAATTATAGTTAGCATTGAATTTATTAAGATACACATCAGAATTTAAACAAAATTTGAGGATTGCTTATCCCGTAATGCTAGGCCAACTTGGGCATGTTTTGGTGGGATTAGCAGATAATTTAATGGTAGGTAAATTAGGGGCTCCCTCTTTGGCGGCGGTTTCTTTAGGAAATGGGATTATTTTTATAGCTCTTTCGTTAGGAATCGGTTTTACATTTGCAATTACCCCTTTAATAGCAGAAGCAGATGGAGAGAAAAATGTAGAAAAAGGACGTAGTTATTTTCAGCATGGAGTCTTCTTGTCTATTATTTTAGGAGTCTTATTATTTCTAGTCTTATTATTAGCGAAGCCCGTTTTGTACTATATGAAGCAACCTATAGAAGTGGTTGAATTGGCAGTGCCTTATTTTGAGGTAGTTGCTTTTTCAATGATTCCATTAATGATTTTTCAAGGGTTTAAACAGTTTGCGGATGGACTATCTTTAACTAAATATGCTATGCAAGCTACGATCATAGCAAATATAATAAATGTTATTTTTAATTATTTGTTGATTTATGGAATTTGGGTTTT from Tenacibaculum maritimum NCIMB 2154 includes the following:
- a CDS encoding LolA family protein — its product is MNKLSILFLGLFISLNAIAQGSSTKAKEILDEVSVKMGAYKNMHIGFNSTLVNEEAGITNDPPIRGNITLAGEKYNLQYLGNDFIFDGRTLAVINQEEKEINVSNGNLDEEDGFIYPSKLLTFYKEGYNFSMGKLENKNGRKIQFIKLTPIDSNSDIVEVQLGVDAKTKHIYQLIQIGSNGSKTTFTITKFKSNQPISEKLFSFDKSKYLKQGYSID
- a CDS encoding DNA translocase FtsK; the protein is MTKKKTSSKRTEGKKSIIKQVTAFLKDRQTQTILGAFLILFALFLCIAFISFFFSWQQDQSTLNQFGDKTILSKNLLGKIGAKLSHFFIYDGFGLGAFTLPFLFFLTGVYWLSHTRVKNIITSWNWGLSAMLWLSISLGFINQKYALLSGTIGYEINDYLQKFLGKTGLAIVLFFFFITYIIIRFKITPELISDTLKKRKIAKEATKVETSLIERDTIETEPQTINEEKDVISKDLDEQKEKSDFELSIENLQPTITKHSEVSATEDSSLSLEITEKVTSDNNIIISEETKKEVEIAIEKVAEEKSVTENLSDRLVKDFGEFDPKLELGGYKFPTFNLLKQYNESISINPEELEANKNRIVETLKNYKIGIAQIKATVGPTITLYEIVPEAGIRISKIKNLEDDIALSLSALGIRIIAPIPGKGTIGIEVPNTKSTIVSMHSAITSKKFQESQMELPIALGKTIANETLVVDLAKMPHLLMAGATGQGKSVGLNAVLTSLLYRKHPAEVKFVLVDPKKVELTLFNKIERHYLAKLPDTDDAIITDTTKVVNTLNSLCIEMDNRYDLLKTAMVRNLKEYNTKFKARKLNPDNGHRFLPYIVLVIDEFADLIMTAGKEVETPIARLAQLARAIGIHLIVATQRPSVNVITGIIKANFPARIAFRVTSKIDSRTILDAPGADQLIGRGDMLYSGGNDITRIQCAFVDTPEVEKITDFIGSQRAYPEAYLLPEYVGEEGGTNLDIDISDRDKLFKEAAEIIVTAQQGSASLLQRKLKLGYNRAGRLIDQLEAAGIVGPFEGSKARQVLIPDFVALEQLLENEKN
- a CDS encoding diacylglycerol kinase family protein, giving the protein MKNPNDGFIKGRLRSIKFAFKGLWILLTTEDSIKVQFSMAILATFAGYFFNISTTEWMIQCLAIGLVLIAEATNTAVEEIADFIHPDYHEKIGLIKDIAAGAPAIAALISLVIAAIIYLPKITFLF
- the tpx gene encoding thiol peroxidase, producing MATITLQGNPIETNGNLPKTGEKAPDFSLAAIDLSRKSLADFEGKNLILNIFPSVDTGTCAASVKNFNKEAASLENTTILCISRDLPFAQSRFCGAEGIENVIMLSDYATGEFGKNYGLEITSGPLTGLHSRAIVIINTAGNVIYTEQVTETVNEPNYETALKAL